Proteins encoded in a region of the Brevundimonas vesicularis genome:
- a CDS encoding alpha-ketoacid dehydrogenase subunit beta has translation MVDQNAAPASEATGAGVVPMNMIQALNSAIDVKMAEDANVLSFGEDAGYFGGVFRVTDKLQQKHGLTRSFDAPISECGIVAAAIGMGAYGLRPVVEIQFADYIYPAYDQIVSEAAKMRYRSGGQFTSPITVRSPYGGGIFGGQTHSQSPESLFTHIAGLKVVIPSNPYDAKGLLTAAIEDDDPVVFFEPKRLYNGPFDGWHEKPVSPWKSQELAQVPTGKYVEPIGKARVMREGNDVTILAYGTMVWVALAGAEHAGVDAEVIDLRSLVPLDIEAIEASVKKTGRCVIVHEAPKTSGFGGELSALVQERCFYSLEAPIARVTGWDTPYPHAFEWEYFPGPQRVADALKSVMTGGR, from the coding sequence ATGGTCGACCAGAACGCCGCCCCCGCCTCGGAAGCGACGGGCGCGGGCGTGGTCCCCATGAACATGATCCAGGCGCTGAACTCGGCCATCGACGTCAAGATGGCCGAAGACGCCAACGTCCTGTCGTTCGGCGAGGACGCCGGCTATTTCGGCGGCGTCTTCCGCGTCACCGACAAGCTGCAGCAGAAGCACGGCCTGACCCGCAGCTTCGACGCCCCGATCTCGGAATGCGGCATCGTCGCGGCCGCCATCGGCATGGGCGCCTATGGTCTGCGTCCCGTCGTCGAAATCCAGTTCGCCGACTACATCTATCCAGCCTACGATCAGATCGTCTCCGAGGCGGCCAAGATGCGCTACCGCTCGGGCGGTCAGTTCACCTCGCCGATCACGGTGCGCAGCCCTTACGGCGGCGGCATCTTCGGCGGTCAGACCCACAGCCAGTCCCCTGAAAGCCTGTTCACCCATATCGCGGGCCTGAAGGTCGTCATTCCGTCCAACCCCTATGACGCCAAGGGCCTGCTGACCGCCGCCATCGAGGATGACGATCCGGTCGTCTTCTTCGAGCCGAAACGCCTCTACAACGGCCCATTCGACGGCTGGCACGAGAAGCCGGTCAGCCCGTGGAAGTCGCAAGAATTGGCCCAGGTCCCGACCGGCAAATATGTCGAGCCGATCGGCAAGGCGCGTGTGATGCGCGAAGGAAACGACGTCACTATCCTGGCCTATGGGACCATGGTCTGGGTCGCCCTGGCCGGGGCGGAGCACGCGGGCGTGGACGCCGAGGTCATCGACCTGCGCTCGCTTGTGCCGCTGGACATCGAAGCCATCGAGGCCTCGGTGAAGAAGACCGGCCGCTGCGTCATCGTGCATGAGGCGCCCAAGACCTCGGGCTTCGGCGGCGAGCTGTCGGCCCTGGTGCAGGAGCGCTGCTTCTATTCGTTGGAGGCGCCGATCGCGCGCGTCACCGGTTGGGACACGCCCTATCCGCACGCTTTCGAATGGGAATATTTCCCCGGGCCGCAACGGGTCGCAGACGCCTTGAAGAGCGTCATGACGGGAGGTCGATAG
- a CDS encoding 2-oxo acid dehydrogenase subunit E2, whose protein sequence is MGRFVFKLPDVGEGTAEAELVGWHVKVGDVVAEDQIVADVMTDKATVEITAPVSGKVVALHGEPGAMVPVRGPLVEFEVEGAGNADDAPTPAAPAVAKPDPAPVVAEAPKVETPAAPAVEAPTSGNYVFKLPDVGEGTAEAELVGWHVKVGDAVEEDQIIADIMTDKATVEITSPVAGTVVALYGEAGKSVPVGGPLVAFDVEGRGNVSTPASASAPSTASRSPSPDGGGSKAAPAPKSPPPGEHPRSGGGGKPVPALTGRAPGERPSASPAVRNRARDLGVDLTFVPGSGPAGRITHEDLDGFIARGGSQPASAPSGGGSTYAKAQGTTEVKIIGLRRKIAEKMAESVRRIPHITYVEEIDMTAVEELRAHLNATKSKDQPKLNVLPFIARAIVVALRDQPQINATYDDEAGILTQHAPVHLGIAAQTPNGLMVPVVRHAEARDPYDTALEIARVSGAAKDGSAKREELSGSTITITSLGTLGGVVHTPIINHPEVAIVGPNKIAERVVVKDGQMVVRKMMNLSSSFDHRIVDGHDAAVFVQRIKGLLENPATLWMG, encoded by the coding sequence ATGGGTCGTTTCGTCTTCAAACTGCCCGACGTGGGCGAAGGCACCGCCGAGGCCGAACTGGTCGGATGGCACGTCAAGGTCGGCGATGTCGTCGCCGAGGACCAGATCGTCGCCGACGTCATGACCGACAAGGCCACGGTCGAGATCACCGCCCCGGTCAGCGGCAAGGTCGTCGCCCTGCACGGCGAACCCGGCGCCATGGTGCCGGTGCGCGGTCCTCTGGTGGAGTTCGAGGTCGAGGGGGCGGGCAATGCCGATGACGCCCCGACGCCTGCCGCCCCTGCCGTCGCCAAACCGGACCCCGCGCCCGTGGTCGCCGAAGCGCCGAAGGTTGAGACGCCGGCAGCCCCCGCTGTCGAGGCGCCGACATCCGGCAACTATGTCTTCAAACTGCCTGACGTCGGTGAAGGCACAGCCGAGGCCGAGCTGGTCGGCTGGCACGTCAAGGTCGGGGATGCGGTCGAGGAAGACCAGATCATCGCCGATATCATGACCGACAAGGCCACGGTCGAAATCACCTCGCCGGTCGCCGGAACGGTCGTCGCCCTATACGGCGAGGCGGGCAAGTCGGTGCCGGTCGGCGGGCCTCTGGTGGCGTTCGACGTCGAGGGTCGGGGCAATGTCTCGACGCCGGCTTCAGCTTCGGCCCCCTCCACCGCTTCGCGGTCCCCTTCCCCCGATGGGGGAGGATCGAAAGCGGCGCCCGCACCGAAATCTCCCCCGCCGGGGGAGCACCCGCGCAGCGGGGGAGGGGGCAAGCCTGTTCCCGCCCTGACCGGACGTGCGCCCGGCGAACGCCCGTCGGCCTCGCCGGCCGTGCGCAATCGTGCGCGGGATCTGGGCGTCGATCTGACCTTCGTGCCCGGTTCCGGCCCGGCGGGTCGGATCACGCACGAGGATCTGGACGGCTTTATCGCGCGCGGCGGTTCGCAACCCGCATCGGCGCCGTCCGGCGGCGGCTCGACCTATGCGAAGGCGCAAGGGACGACCGAGGTCAAGATCATCGGCCTGCGCCGCAAGATTGCGGAGAAGATGGCCGAGAGCGTGCGCCGCATTCCCCACATCACCTATGTCGAGGAAATCGACATGACGGCGGTGGAGGAGCTGCGCGCTCACCTGAACGCGACGAAGTCCAAGGACCAGCCCAAGCTGAACGTCCTGCCCTTTATCGCCCGCGCCATCGTGGTCGCCCTGCGCGACCAGCCCCAGATCAACGCCACCTATGACGACGAAGCCGGCATCCTGACCCAGCACGCCCCGGTCCATCTGGGCATCGCCGCCCAGACGCCGAACGGCCTGATGGTGCCGGTGGTGCGACACGCCGAGGCGCGCGACCCCTACGATACGGCGCTGGAAATCGCGCGTGTGTCGGGGGCGGCCAAGGACGGGTCGGCCAAGCGCGAGGAACTGTCGGGTTCGACCATCACCATCACCTCGCTGGGCACGCTGGGCGGGGTGGTCCATACCCCGATCATCAACCACCCCGAGGTCGCCATCGTCGGTCCCAACAAGATCGCCGAACGGGTCGTGGTCAAGGACGGCCAGATGGTCGTACGCAAGATGATGAACCTGTCGTCCAGCTTCGATCACCGCATCGTCGACGGACACGACGCGGCGGTGTTCGTGCAGCGGATCAAGGGGCTTCTGGAGAACCCGGCGACGCTGTGGATGGGGTGA
- the lpdA gene encoding dihydrolipoyl dehydrogenase: MTQTLKTKVLIIGAGTGGYVAGIRCGQLGLDTVLVDGGDGLGGTCLNVGCIPSKAIIHAAGKFETVAKAAGGGMLGITAAAPAIDLSQTVEWKDGIVRKLNAGVAALLKKAKVKVIKGWAEFADAKTCVVKTDEGDIRITAEHVILATGSEPVELPFLPFGGDVISSTEALSLSEVPKKLVVVGGGYIGLELGIAYRKLGAEVAIVEMADRILPLYDKALTDPVAKWLEKHGVELHLGARAGGFGDGKLSITTKDGEPLQLDADKVLVTVGRRPRTQGWGLENMGVAMAGPFVKIDQRCATSMKNVWAVGDLTGEPMLAHKGSAQGEVVAEIIAGHDRIFDPVTIAAVCFTEPEIVSAGLGPNEVAGRDDVIQSVFPFAAIGRALAIEAGEDGGFVRVIASKTDHRILGIQAVGQHVSELSNSFAQMLEMGAVLEDIAGTIHVHPTLGEAFHEASLRVLGHAIHI, from the coding sequence TTGACCCAGACCCTGAAAACCAAAGTCCTGATCATCGGGGCGGGCACCGGCGGCTATGTCGCCGGCATTCGCTGCGGCCAGCTGGGCCTCGACACCGTGCTGGTGGACGGCGGCGACGGGCTGGGCGGCACCTGCCTGAACGTCGGCTGTATTCCGTCCAAGGCCATCATCCATGCGGCGGGCAAGTTCGAGACGGTGGCCAAGGCGGCCGGCGGCGGGATGCTGGGCATCACGGCGGCGGCGCCGGCCATCGACCTGTCGCAGACGGTCGAATGGAAGGACGGCATCGTCCGTAAGCTGAACGCCGGCGTCGCGGCCCTGCTGAAGAAGGCCAAGGTCAAGGTCATCAAGGGCTGGGCCGAGTTCGCCGACGCCAAGACCTGCGTGGTGAAGACCGACGAAGGCGACATCCGTATCACTGCCGAACACGTCATCCTGGCGACGGGGTCCGAGCCGGTTGAACTGCCCTTCCTGCCGTTCGGCGGCGACGTCATTTCCTCGACCGAGGCGCTGAGCCTGTCAGAGGTCCCCAAGAAGCTGGTCGTCGTCGGCGGCGGCTATATCGGCCTGGAACTGGGCATCGCCTATCGCAAGCTGGGCGCCGAGGTGGCCATCGTCGAAATGGCCGACCGCATCCTGCCGCTCTACGACAAGGCTCTGACCGATCCGGTCGCCAAGTGGCTGGAGAAGCACGGGGTCGAACTGCATCTGGGCGCACGCGCCGGGGGCTTCGGCGACGGTAAGCTGTCGATCACGACGAAGGACGGCGAGCCGCTGCAACTGGATGCCGACAAGGTGCTGGTCACGGTTGGCCGGCGTCCGCGTACGCAGGGCTGGGGTCTGGAGAACATGGGCGTGGCCATGGCTGGCCCGTTCGTGAAGATCGACCAGCGCTGCGCCACCAGCATGAAGAACGTCTGGGCGGTCGGCGACCTGACCGGCGAACCCATGCTGGCGCACAAAGGCTCGGCCCAGGGCGAGGTGGTCGCCGAAATCATCGCCGGCCACGACCGCATCTTCGATCCCGTCACCATCGCCGCCGTCTGTTTCACCGAGCCGGAGATCGTTTCGGCCGGTCTGGGCCCGAACGAGGTCGCGGGCCGTGACGATGTGATCCAGTCGGTCTTCCCCTTCGCCGCTATCGGTCGCGCCCTGGCCATCGAGGCGGGCGAGGACGGCGGCTTCGTGCGGGTGATCGCGTCCAAGACCGACCACCGCATCCTGGGCATCCAGGCGGTGGGCCAGCATGTGTCGGAACTCTCCAACAGCTTCGCCCAGATGCTGGAGATGGGCGCAGTGCTGGAAGACATCGCCGGGACGATTCACGTCCACCCGACGCTGGGCGAAGCCTTCCATGAGGCCAGCCTGCGCGTCCTCGGGCACGCCATCCACATCTGA
- a CDS encoding SDR family NAD(P)-dependent oxidoreductase: MNRTVLITGASAGIGAALARIYVAEGWNVILTARRQAPLQALADDLTAAHGVTATVIPEDLSDPAAPERLVATIEARGLTVDGLVNNAGFSRVTGFLDTDLSAHRAMIQVMLTAPVELSRLLLPGMIQRGFGRVLNVASLAGQIPATGGDTLYGPIKSFLIKASQGLHLETQGTGVHVTVLNPGYTLTEFHDVNGSREQVSIAYPAWMWMDAARVARIGHDACEANRPSVTPGVMNNVMAGLARFLPDGLALRMVANHAKRLDRI; this comes from the coding sequence GTGAACCGAACCGTTCTGATCACCGGCGCCTCCGCCGGCATCGGCGCGGCCCTGGCCCGGATCTATGTGGCCGAGGGTTGGAATGTGATTCTGACGGCGCGTCGCCAAGCCCCGTTGCAGGCCCTAGCCGACGACCTGACCGCCGCCCACGGCGTGACCGCGACCGTGATCCCCGAAGACCTGTCCGACCCCGCGGCGCCCGAGCGGCTGGTCGCGACCATCGAGGCCCGCGGCCTGACCGTCGACGGCCTGGTCAACAATGCGGGTTTCAGTCGGGTCACCGGCTTTCTGGACACCGACCTGAGCGCCCACCGCGCCATGATCCAGGTCATGCTGACCGCGCCGGTCGAGCTGTCGCGCCTGTTGCTGCCTGGCATGATCCAGCGCGGCTTCGGCCGAGTGCTGAACGTCGCCTCGCTGGCCGGCCAGATCCCCGCGACCGGCGGCGACACCCTGTACGGGCCGATCAAGAGCTTCCTAATTAAGGCCTCGCAGGGCTTGCATCTGGAGACGCAGGGAACCGGCGTTCACGTGACGGTGCTGAACCCCGGCTACACCCTGACAGAATTCCACGACGTCAACGGTTCGCGCGAGCAGGTCTCCATCGCCTATCCGGCCTGGATGTGGATGGACGCCGCGCGCGTGGCGCGCATCGGCCATGACGCCTGCGAGGCCAACCGTCCCAGCGTCACACCCGGCGTCATGAACAATGTCATGGCCGGACTGGCTCGCTTCCTGCCCGATGGCCTGGCGCTCCGCATGGTGGCGAACCACGCGAAGCGGCTGGACCGGATCTGA
- a CDS encoding Rrf2 family transcriptional regulator: MSDSQRFPVAAHALAYMAHKGAFGPAQAMPSGVLASSIPTNPVVVRRVTALLAKAGLIATRPGATGGSWLLRQPEDIRLDQVLKAVNGCAHIGSPPAGAKGCPISEHIPRQVAKALTAADEAATEALSKVTIADLLAENPISLAAFAPHKSCPVAA, from the coding sequence ATGTCAGACAGCCAACGCTTCCCCGTCGCCGCCCACGCCCTGGCCTATATGGCCCACAAGGGCGCATTCGGGCCTGCGCAGGCGATGCCCAGCGGCGTGCTGGCGTCCTCGATCCCGACCAATCCCGTCGTGGTGCGCCGCGTGACCGCCCTTCTCGCCAAGGCTGGACTGATCGCCACCCGTCCGGGCGCGACCGGCGGCTCCTGGCTATTGCGGCAGCCTGAGGACATTCGGCTGGATCAGGTGCTGAAGGCGGTGAACGGCTGCGCCCACATCGGTTCGCCCCCCGCCGGCGCCAAGGGTTGTCCGATCAGCGAACATATCCCGCGCCAGGTCGCCAAGGCCCTGACCGCCGCCGACGAGGCCGCGACCGAGGCTTTGTCCAAGGTCACCATCGCCGACCTTCTGGCCGAGAACCCGATCTCGCTAGCGGCCTTTGCGCCGCACAAGTCCTGCCCCGTCGCGGCCTGA